A single region of the Ficedula albicollis isolate OC2 chromosome 11, FicAlb1.5, whole genome shotgun sequence genome encodes:
- the LOC101819100 gene encoding C-factor-like has translation MEGLGVGSVLLTGCDGGLGLGLLKGLLEQPSPPRHIFAACLDPQGKAVNEVALGFPNVMILPLDVTDPNSIKAAVGKVQEGLGNAGLNLLINNTSTTRRSTLATETAENMSLVYTTNTIGPLQTSQAFLPLLKKAADAEGRREMSCSRAAIINISSILGSIEVAEAWEERQDICYRCSKAALNMLTKCLALEYGSSGILCVSVDPGHVTPPLEPGMGPVTLEESVRGVLQLLAQLSATSNGTFWDWRGQRLPW, from the exons ATGGAGGGGCTCGGCGTGGGCAGTGTCCTGCTGACCGGCTGCGATGGGGGGCTCGGCCTGGGGCTGCTGAAGGGGttgctggagcagcccagcccacctCGGCACATCTTTGCTGCTTGCCTGGACCCCCAGGGCAAG GCTGTCAACGAGGTGGCTTTGGGCTTTCCCAACGTCATGATCCTCCCTCTAG ATGTGACAGACCCCAACAGCATCAAGGCAGCAGTTGGGAaggtgcaggaggggctgggaaatgctggcCTCAACCTCCTGATTAACAACACCAGCACCACACGCCGCAGCACCTTGGCCACCGAGACAGCAGAGAACATGAGCCTCGTCTACACCACCAACACCATCGGGCCCCTGCAGACAAGCCAG GccttcctgcccctgctgaAGAAGGCAGCTGATGCTGAAGGACGGCGTGagatgagctgcagcagagctgccatcaTCAACATCTCCAGCATCTTGGGCTCCATCGAGGTTGCAGAGGCttgggaggagaggcaggacaTCTGCTACCGCTGCAGCAAG gctgctctgaacATGCTCACCAAGTGCCTTGCCCTGGAGTACGGGAGCAGCGGGAtcctctgtgtgtctgtggatCCTGGACATGTGACACCTCCCTTGGAACCGGGGATG GGCCCGGTGACGTTGGAGGAGAGCGTGCGGGgggtcctgcagctgctggcccagctctCAGCCACCAGCAACGGCACCTTCTGGGACTGGAGAGGGCAGAGGCTGCCCTGGTGA
- the IL34 gene encoding interleukin-34, with protein sequence MQQGYAAVLCVLAVLGLEAAAPGECELTRLLQDKLQYEMRLQYMKHYFPIDYTVQVQYEEVLRPSNITRLRNGTVSEAALRYLWFHVSSQAVLRIREVLPEKHPSWKYTQELCQLFDALGEEYSKYRQTDVETVVADVVKLIHSAGAESRSKAVRPKALLDNCLKVMRMLYGVPCRWEST encoded by the exons ATGCAGCAGGGCTACGCTGCCGTCCTGT gtgtcctggctgtgctggggctggaggccGCGGCGCCGGGCGAATGTGAGCTCACCCGCCTGCTCCAGGACAAGCTGCAGTACGAGATGCGCCTGCAGTACATG AAACACTACTTTCCCATTGACTACACAGTCCAGGTCCAGTATGAAGAGGTGCTGAGGCCGTCCAACATCACTCGCCTG CGCAACGGGACGGTGTCGGAGGCAGCACTGCGGTACCTCTGGTTCCATGTCAGCTCCCAGGCAGTGCTGCGGATCCGTGAGGTGCTGCCGGAGAAGCACCCATCCTGGAAGTACACCCAGGAACTCTGCCAGCTTTTTGATGCCCTGGGCGAGGAGTACAGCAAGTATCGGCAG acaGATGTGGAGACAGTGGTGGCCGATGTGGTGAAGCTGATCCACAGCGCGGGCGCTGAGAGCCGGAGCAAAGCCGTGCGCCCCAAGGCTCTGCTGGACAACTGCCTCAAGGTCATGCGGATGCTCTACGGGGTGCCCT GTCGGTGGGAGTCCACCTAA